A window of Oncorhynchus masou masou isolate Uvic2021 chromosome 19, UVic_Omas_1.1, whole genome shotgun sequence genomic DNA:
GCTGGGCCGGGTGTACCGGGAAGACCTGGGTGACCCTTAAGACCTGGTTGACCTGCTGGACCTGAAGGCCCCACTGGTCCTCTTGCTCCTGGGATACCGATCTCGCCTGGTTTCCCAGGTCCTCCAGGTGTGCCTGTGTGTCCCTTTGCTCCTGGAAGCCCATTTGCACCTGGAGTACCTGGAGCGCCAGTTTGGCCCTGACCTCCCTTATTACCCTGATGTCCTGTAGCACCTGTTGCACCAGGAGGTCCTGCTGCCCCGGGGATACCTGACTTCCCTGCATAACCCTGATGTCCCTGATCTCCCTTGGTTCCCTTTGCCCCAGGAGCTCCCACCATGCCGACATCACCTTTAAGTCCCTGAATACCTGTCTCTCCCTGGAATCCTCTAGCACCCTGGGGACCAGCTGGACCCGTAAGCCCAGTAGCACCTGTTGCCCCAGTGTAACCTGTTGGCCCTGGCTCTCCTTTTTGACCAGTGGTTCCGGATGTACCTGGTGATCCTCTGTCTCCTGGCATGCCATTAGCTCCTGGTTTACCAACTCCTGGCATGCCAGGTGCACCTGGTTGTCCAGCATGTCCCTGGGGACCTTTAGGTCCCATATTTCCAGGCATACCTGGACTGCCATTCTCACCTGCCTTTCCTGGTGCTCCTACCCCAGGGTTTCCATTGTGGCCCTTTGGCCCTGGCAGACCCATGGCTCCTGGAGCTCCATCCCTACCTGGAGTACCTGACTTTCCAGGCTCCCCGGGGTATCCAGTGGCACCAGACTTACCAACTCCAGGTTGACCGGGCATACCAGATGGTCCCATTGGTCCCACTGCACCATTTGCACCTGGTGCCCCATGAATACcaactcccttctctcccctttgtCCTGGCAGACCAGGGATACCTGGATGTCCTTTAAGTCCGGGCTCACCCCTTGGCCCCATGCCGCCGGGCAGACCGTGTGGGCCTGGTTTGCCAACAGAAGATTGTCCAGCAGGTCCTGGGCTTCCAGGGGAACCGGGAGATCCTCTTGGACCCATGGCGCCAGTTGCGCCAGTATGGCCCTTCTCACCAGGCATGCCATTACTACCTGGTTTCCCAGGAGCACCTGCGTTGCCAGGCTTGCCAGCTGCAGAGTATCCAGCAGGTCCGGGGGACCCGGCTGGGCCCTTTGGTCCAGGATGTCCTATGCCACTCTTGCCGGGAGGCCCAGGGGGGCCCATAGGTCCTGGCTCACCAGGGGATCCTGGAATACCTGGCTCCCCTGCAACAGCTGGGTAAATGGATAAGTAATAATTACTTAAAGGTGAAATAAGTAGAAATCACTATTTTCTGGTTGCTATAATTCTAATAGTTCGAcataatttcagtttgtgacaaaacagcagtgtatagtgtagagaatcattgtaccatctaaacctctgtgaaatatgttttcaataaccaaaaatatagtTTTTTCAGCTGTTAGAAGCTGATGTACCAAACCGaaagggaagcatagaaatagcacacacagatctactgcttcttatACCTGACATAAATGAGAATGTTCTATAATttttatgtgaatttggtcaggtcgcccaaaaagtgaGATGCAGTTAACAAGCACAGTCAACTGTAATTGGTTTAGATTCAGGatctcttttttttctccatctcaataagtttgtttttgtttttccagAGTTCATTTTATTTCACTCAAGGTAAACTTAGCCTACAATGGACTAAGTGTCTATCAGAGTATTCTCAATTGAAGAGTTGAGTCCACTTTTTTAAATTCTTTAATGCATCTGAATTATTTGTCTTTCATTTTATATGTTGATGTTATTCTCAGTGAGGCCCCAAATGGATCTTAGATGTTTTAGAAAGCTGATGACTGATATCTGTGCCCTATTTGTATTGGTATTGAGGAACAACATGCACCACTCATGTTTGTTTTTTGCTATTGAGGCCTGTTGCAA
This region includes:
- the LOC135506053 gene encoding collagen alpha-1(X) chain-like isoform X2 translates to MDLRVTSVLLLLVALAVATPERYYHVQKVAKQQYPTKSHVQTVAGEPGIPGSPGEPGPMGPPGPPGKSGIGHPGPKGPAGSPGPAGYSAAGKPGNAGAPGKPGSNGMPGEKGHTGATGAMGPRGSPGSPGSPGPAGQSSVGKPGPHGLPGGMGPRGEPGLKGHPGIPGLPGQRGEKGVGIHGAPGANGAVGPMGPSGMPGQPGVGKSGATGYPGEPGKSGTPGRDGAPGAMGLPGPKGHNGNPGVGAPGKAGENGSPGMPGNMGPKGPQGHAGQPGAPGMPGVGKPGANGMPGDRGSPGTSGTTGQKGEPGPTGYTGATGATGLTGPAGPQGARGFQGETGIQGLKGDVGMVGAPGAKGTKGDQGHQGYAGKSGIPGAAGPPGATGATGHQGNKGGQGQTGAPGTPGANGLPGAKGHTGTPGGPGKPGEIGIPGARGPVGPSGPAGQPGLKGHPGLPGTPGPAGQMAKGVSGPMGPPGAPGSRGHNGNPGAMGPPGPPGPPGEMVYHHEKSMPIKSHEIMMPHHEMMKAPMSAFSAVLTRAYPSAGSPIQFNQIIYNGEQHYDSQTGIFSCQVPGLYYFSYHMHVNGANALVALYKNGEPIMFSYDEYNKGFLDQLSGSTVLMLNAHDQVYIQVPDEETNGVFAADNVHCSFSGFLIAST
- the LOC135506053 gene encoding collagen alpha-1(X) chain-like isoform X1 encodes the protein MDLRVTSVLLLLVALAVATPERYYHVQKVAKQQYPTKSHVQRESSEDSGESREAVAGEPGIPGSPGEPGPMGPPGPPGKSGIGHPGPKGPAGSPGPAGYSAAGKPGNAGAPGKPGSNGMPGEKGHTGATGAMGPRGSPGSPGSPGPAGQSSVGKPGPHGLPGGMGPRGEPGLKGHPGIPGLPGQRGEKGVGIHGAPGANGAVGPMGPSGMPGQPGVGKSGATGYPGEPGKSGTPGRDGAPGAMGLPGPKGHNGNPGVGAPGKAGENGSPGMPGNMGPKGPQGHAGQPGAPGMPGVGKPGANGMPGDRGSPGTSGTTGQKGEPGPTGYTGATGATGLTGPAGPQGARGFQGETGIQGLKGDVGMVGAPGAKGTKGDQGHQGYAGKSGIPGAAGPPGATGATGHQGNKGGQGQTGAPGTPGANGLPGAKGHTGTPGGPGKPGEIGIPGARGPVGPSGPAGQPGLKGHPGLPGTPGPAGQMAKGVSGPMGPPGAPGSRGHNGNPGAMGPPGPPGPPGEMVYHHEKSMPIKSHEIMMPHHEMMKAPMSAFSAVLTRAYPSAGSPIQFNQIIYNGEQHYDSQTGIFSCQVPGLYYFSYHMHVNGANALVALYKNGEPIMFSYDEYNKGFLDQLSGSTVLMLNAHDQVYIQVPDEETNGVFAADNVHCSFSGFLIAST